A section of the Clostridium felsineum DSM 794 genome encodes:
- a CDS encoding TIGR03960 family B12-binding radical SAM protein, whose product MNNIIDDVLFRVEKPARYIGGEFNSVIKDKNKVDVRFAFCFPDVYEVGMSHLGMKILYHVLNKREDTYCERVFSPWPDMEKLMRENDIPLYALETKDPITNFDFIAFTLQYEMSYTNILNMLDLAKVKVRASERGEDDPIIVCGGPCAYNPEPLYDIADIFSLGEGEEHLSELVDLYKKCKRDKLTRKEFLRLAAKIEGTYVPSLYEVSYNEDNTIKEFKPLYDDVPKKVKKRIITNFNDVVYPDDFIVPYSEIVHDRIMLETFRGCTRGCRFCQAGMIYRPVREKTTDKLMELADKIIKNTGYEEMSLTSLSICDYSDIKNLVYGLIEKYKEDNVSVSLPSLRIDSFSVDLIKELQKVRKSGLTFAPEAGSQRMRDVINKGVTEQNLIDSVSSAFKNGWTTIKLYFMIGLPYETIDDVRGIGELGKKVVEEYYKVPKEERKKGLKVTLSTSIFVPKPFTPFQWAPMDNIESVRKKIVELRDELKASRMINYNWHETPVSYLEAAFARGDRRVCDVLVRAFEKGEKFDGWSEYFNNEVWMEAFKECNVDPDFYVYRNRSYDEVLPWDFIDIGVNKEFLIRENEKAKEEVVTPDCRGGCTNCGVNVNFKEGKCFEGAIFNKIQ is encoded by the coding sequence ATGAATAACATTATTGATGATGTTTTATTTAGAGTAGAAAAACCTGCAAGGTATATAGGTGGGGAGTTTAATTCTGTTATAAAGGATAAAAACAAGGTAGATGTAAGATTTGCTTTTTGCTTTCCTGACGTATATGAAGTTGGAATGTCTCACCTCGGAATGAAGATATTATACCATGTTTTAAATAAGAGAGAGGATACTTATTGCGAAAGAGTTTTTTCACCATGGCCAGACATGGAAAAATTAATGAGAGAAAATGATATACCACTTTATGCGCTTGAAACGAAGGATCCTATAACAAACTTTGATTTCATAGCTTTTACACTTCAATATGAGATGAGCTATACTAATATATTAAACATGCTTGATCTTGCAAAAGTTAAGGTAAGAGCTTCTGAAAGAGGAGAGGATGATCCTATTATTGTTTGTGGTGGACCATGTGCATATAATCCTGAACCGCTTTACGATATAGCAGACATTTTTTCTTTAGGAGAAGGGGAAGAACATTTAAGTGAATTAGTTGATTTGTATAAGAAGTGCAAAAGAGATAAATTAACTAGAAAAGAGTTCTTAAGATTAGCAGCTAAAATTGAAGGAACGTATGTGCCATCTCTTTATGAAGTATCCTATAATGAGGATAATACTATAAAAGAATTTAAGCCTTTATATGATGATGTTCCAAAGAAGGTTAAAAAAAGAATAATAACAAATTTTAATGATGTAGTATATCCAGATGATTTTATAGTACCATATAGCGAAATAGTACATGATAGAATTATGCTTGAAACCTTTAGAGGGTGTACAAGAGGATGTAGATTTTGTCAAGCAGGTATGATATATAGGCCAGTAAGAGAAAAGACAACAGACAAACTTATGGAGCTTGCTGATAAAATAATAAAAAATACTGGATATGAAGAAATGTCATTAACATCTCTTAGCATATGCGATTATTCAGATATTAAAAATCTTGTTTATGGTTTAATTGAGAAATATAAGGAAGATAATGTGAGCGTATCATTACCTTCACTTAGAATAGATTCTTTTTCAGTTGATCTTATAAAAGAACTTCAAAAGGTTAGAAAGTCAGGTCTTACATTTGCACCTGAAGCTGGAAGTCAAAGAATGAGAGACGTTATAAACAAAGGTGTAACAGAACAAAATTTAATTGACTCAGTAAGCAGTGCGTTTAAAAATGGCTGGACTACTATAAAGCTTTATTTCATGATAGGACTTCCATATGAGACTATAGATGATGTAAGAGGTATAGGAGAATTAGGAAAAAAAGTAGTTGAGGAATACTACAAAGTGCCAAAGGAAGAGAGAAAAAAAGGACTTAAGGTTACTCTTAGTACATCAATATTTGTACCTAAACCTTTTACACCATTCCAATGGGCTCCTATGGATAATATAGAGTCAGTAAGGAAAAAAATAGTTGAATTAAGAGATGAACTTAAAGCAAGTCGTATGATAAATTATAATTGGCATGAAACACCTGTAAGTTATCTTGAAGCAGCTTTTGCAAGAGGAGATAGAAGAGTTTGTGATGTCTTAGTGCGTGCCTTTGAAAAGGGAGAAAAGTTCGATGGATGGTCAGAATACTTTAATAATGAGGTTTGGATGGAAGCCTTTAAAGAATGTAATGTTGACCCCGATTTTTATGTTTATAGAAATAGAAGTTATGATGAAGTACTTCCTTGGGATTTTATAGATATAGGAGTAAATAAAGAATTTTTAATAAGAGAAAATGAAAAGGCTAAGGAAGAAGTAGTTACACCAGATTGCAGAGGCGGTTGTACAAATTGTGGTGTTAATGTGAATTTCAAAGAAGGGAAGTGCTTTGAAGGTGCGATATTTAATAAAATACAGTAA
- a CDS encoding TIGR03936 family radical SAM-associated protein gives MKVRYLIKYSKGSNIKFVSHLDIMRAIQRTVKRAGLPAEYSKGFNPHMSMSIAQPLSVGIYSEGEYFDLRLKEEVSEDKIKEAFNNAATSDLRAVDVIKIEKEYYDSGKKVESSMAIIEAATYIMKIRYKNIDKLKEEIEKIIKSEDWSILKKTKKSEKIVNIKGMVKKISYKIKENTLEVETLIAAGSRENLSPDLLCEYIKTHTSEVLENVFSDIKRVEMYALKNKKLVELYRYFV, from the coding sequence TTGAAGGTGCGATATTTAATAAAATACAGTAAGGGGTCAAATATAAAATTTGTTTCACATCTAGATATAATGAGGGCTATTCAAAGAACGGTAAAAAGAGCTGGACTTCCTGCTGAATATTCTAAGGGATTTAATCCACATATGTCAATGTCAATAGCCCAACCTCTTTCTGTTGGAATTTACTCGGAAGGTGAGTATTTTGATCTTAGGTTAAAAGAAGAAGTTTCTGAAGACAAGATAAAAGAAGCTTTTAATAATGCGGCGACTAGCGATTTAAGAGCTGTAGATGTAATTAAGATAGAAAAAGAGTACTACGATTCGGGTAAGAAAGTAGAAAGCTCTATGGCAATAATAGAAGCAGCCACATATATTATGAAGATACGTTATAAAAATATAGATAAGCTTAAAGAAGAAATTGAAAAGATTATAAAAAGTGAAGATTGGTCAATACTTAAAAAGACTAAAAAAAGTGAAAAAATAGTTAATATAAAAGGAATGGTAAAGAAAATTTCCTACAAGATAAAAGAAAATACTTTAGAAGTAGAAACTTTAATAGCTGCAGGAAGTCGTGAAAATCTTTCCCCAGACCTTTTATGTGAATACATAAAAACACATACAAGTGAAGTACTGGAAAATGTCTTTTCAGATATAAAAAGGGTTGAAATGTATGCACTTAAAAATAAAAAATTAGTGGAACTTTATAGGTATTTCGTTTAG
- a CDS encoding ribonuclease E/G encodes MKKIFIERCTDFLKVAVEEDDEFKECFIEDEREEIYSGQIYKGVVKNIVPAIKCAFVDIGKGKNGYLYMDSKFNNVNIKKGDEMLVEIVKESIGSKGPKVSNAITIPGRYSVIITLNKDINISKKISDVNYIKELKQNIKKPSDVGVMIRTNAKNVSIEDINHEIENLYKIYVDIRKKAEYSSKVGIVYNAGGTLERIMRDNADVKNLSVVVNDKKDFDSIEKYISTKNDMECNLKLHENKISLMEYYGFEKEIIKLIDRKVMLKCGGYLVIDNTEAMYVIDVNSGKNIKNSNLAKTAFLTNIEAAREAARQIILRNLSGIIVIDFIDVSDDNLKTKIINILKEGFLDDKNKTIVYPFTELNIVQIARRRRGKSIYDYLEEKCDSCLGSGRKLNFEYMKNLMRNKIIRFLEEHEKAKNIYIQIDKRYKNKISLDVKGFVNDIGANKLSVYIEYKDNVDVFKMNFGELLSDMEKMQQYKIYG; translated from the coding sequence GTGAAGAAGATTTTTATCGAAAGATGTACAGATTTTTTGAAAGTAGCTGTAGAGGAAGATGATGAATTTAAGGAATGCTTTATAGAGGATGAAAGAGAAGAAATTTATTCTGGACAGATATATAAAGGTGTTGTTAAGAATATAGTACCTGCTATAAAGTGTGCATTTGTTGACATAGGAAAAGGGAAGAATGGATACCTCTACATGGATAGTAAGTTCAATAATGTAAACATAAAAAAAGGCGATGAAATGCTTGTTGAAATAGTAAAAGAGAGCATAGGTAGTAAAGGTCCTAAAGTAAGTAATGCAATAACTATTCCAGGCAGATATTCAGTTATAATTACCCTAAACAAGGATATAAATATTTCAAAAAAAATATCTGATGTTAATTATATAAAAGAATTAAAGCAAAATATAAAAAAACCAAGTGATGTTGGGGTAATGATTAGGACAAATGCAAAAAATGTAAGCATAGAGGATATAAATCACGAAATAGAAAATTTGTATAAAATATATGTTGATATAAGAAAAAAGGCAGAATACTCTAGTAAGGTAGGAATTGTCTATAATGCAGGTGGGACCTTAGAAAGAATCATGAGAGACAATGCTGATGTTAAGAATTTAAGTGTTGTAGTGAATGACAAAAAGGATTTTGACAGCATAGAAAAATATATATCAACTAAAAATGATATGGAGTGTAATTTGAAGCTTCATGAAAACAAAATAAGTCTTATGGAATATTATGGCTTTGAAAAGGAAATAATAAAACTTATAGATAGAAAAGTTATGTTAAAATGTGGGGGGTACTTAGTAATAGATAATACTGAAGCAATGTATGTAATAGACGTTAATTCAGGAAAAAATATAAAAAATTCTAATCTAGCTAAGACTGCATTTTTAACTAACATAGAGGCTGCAAGAGAAGCTGCAAGGCAAATTATCCTTAGAAATTTAAGCGGAATAATAGTTATTGATTTTATAGATGTAAGTGATGATAATCTAAAAACTAAAATTATTAATATACTTAAAGAAGGGTTTCTTGATGATAAAAATAAAACTATAGTATATCCTTTTACAGAACTTAATATAGTACAGATAGCTAGGAGAAGAAGAGGAAAGTCTATTTATGATTATCTTGAAGAAAAATGTGACAGCTGCCTAGGAAGTGGACGCAAGCTTAATTTTGAGTATATGAAAAATCTAATGAGAAATAAAATTATAAGATTTTTAGAAGAACATGAAAAAGCAAAGAATATTTATATTCAAATAGATAAAAGATATAAAAATAAAATCTCTTTAGATGTAAAAGGCTTTGTTAACGATATAGGAGCGAATAAGCTATCAGTTTATATTGAATATAAGGATAACGTAGACGTATTTAAAATGAATTTTGGAGAACTTTTAAGCGACATGGAAAAAATGCAGCAATATAAAATTTATGGATGA
- the rplU gene encoding 50S ribosomal protein L21: MYAVIATGGKQYKVQEGDAIYVEKIAADVDSTIELNEVLAVSKEDGLVLGKPVVEGAKVIAKVEAQGKSKKIIVFKYKRKKDYRRKRGHRQSYTKLVIEKIEA; this comes from the coding sequence ATGTACGCAGTTATAGCTACTGGAGGAAAACAGTACAAAGTTCAAGAAGGAGATGCAATTTATGTTGAAAAAATTGCAGCTGATGTTGATTCAACAATTGAACTTAACGAAGTTCTTGCAGTTTCAAAAGAAGATGGTTTAGTTTTAGGAAAACCTGTAGTTGAAGGAGCAAAAGTTATAGCAAAAGTTGAAGCTCAAGGTAAAAGTAAGAAAATTATCGTTTTCAAGTATAAAAGAAAGAAAGACTACAGAAGAAAAAGAGGACACAGACAATCTTATACTAAACTTGTAATCGAAAAGATTGAAGCATAA
- a CDS encoding ribosomal-processing cysteine protease Prp, with protein sequence MIDVVFKKKNDAIVSYVITGHAERVAKESERHLENYDEETDMLYDNAVCSAVSLLGQVCILGVEEVLHIKVNYSTEEGYIALNLEKLDLSDLERAQVLMKTTLLGFENLAESYDQYINVIVEEV encoded by the coding sequence ATGATTGATGTAGTATTTAAGAAAAAGAATGATGCTATTGTTTCTTATGTTATAACAGGTCATGCTGAACGTGTGGCAAAGGAGTCGGAAAGACATCTTGAAAATTATGATGAAGAAACAGATATGCTATATGATAATGCAGTTTGTAGTGCTGTATCTCTTTTGGGTCAAGTGTGCATTCTAGGTGTTGAAGAGGTTTTACATATTAAAGTGAATTATTCTACCGAAGAAGGTTACATAGCTTTGAATCTTGAAAAATTAGATTTAAGTGATCTTGAGAGAGCTCAAGTTCTTATGAAAACTACATTGTTAGGTTTTGAAAATTTAGCGGAAAGCTATGATCAGTATATAAATGTTATCGTTGAGGAGGTGTAA
- the rpmA gene encoding 50S ribosomal protein L27 has product MLSINLSLCAHKKGMGSSKNGRDSESKRLGVKASDGEFVLAGNIIVRQRGTKIHPGANVGRGKDDTLFAKADGLVKFEKRGKDKKFASVYPVEIEQSVAE; this is encoded by the coding sequence ATGCTTTCAATTAATCTTAGTTTATGTGCCCACAAAAAAGGAATGGGTAGTTCTAAAAACGGAAGAGACAGTGAGTCTAAAAGACTTGGAGTTAAAGCTTCTGATGGTGAATTTGTTTTAGCTGGAAACATAATTGTTAGACAAAGAGGAACAAAAATTCATCCAGGTGCAAATGTAGGCAGGGGTAAAGATGATACTCTCTTTGCTAAAGCTGATGGATTAGTTAAGTTCGAAAAACGCGGAAAAGATAAGAAATTTGCAAGCGTTTATCCAGTTGAAATTGAACAAAGCGTAGCTGAATAA
- the obgE gene encoding GTPase ObgE codes for MFVDKARIFVKSGDGGDGAISFRREKYTPLGGPDGGDGGEGGDVILVVDANMTTLLDFKYKRKYAAERGQNGQGSKCYGKDGKDLYIRVPMGTVIRDVETNKIMADLAHKDDKFVVVKGGRGGKGNVKFCTPTRQAPNFAQPGMPGEERFVNLELKLLADVGLIGFPNVGKSTLLSVSSKARPKIANYHFTTITPNLGVIDVPGITSFVMADIPGIIEGASEGVGLGFEFLRHIERTRLLVHVVDISGSEGREPIEDFLKINEELKKYNIKLWDRPQIVVANKSDMMYDDEAFNKFRDEVKKLGYDNVFKISAATKMGVEDLLKECARVLSTIPVTDIEISEEEKFVPEEKHFTYTIRKEDDTYIIEGTFVDRLLASVNVNEPDSFRYFHKVLKNKGVMAKLEEMGIKDGDMVRLNDFEFEFLK; via the coding sequence ATGTTTGTAGATAAAGCTAGGATTTTTGTTAAATCCGGAGATGGTGGAGATGGTGCAATATCATTTAGACGTGAGAAATACACACCACTTGGAGGACCTGACGGAGGAGATGGTGGAGAAGGCGGAGATGTAATACTTGTAGTAGATGCTAACATGACAACTTTGCTTGATTTCAAATATAAAAGAAAGTATGCAGCAGAAAGAGGTCAAAATGGTCAAGGATCTAAATGCTATGGAAAAGATGGAAAAGATCTTTACATAAGAGTTCCAATGGGAACAGTGATTAGAGATGTAGAAACAAATAAAATCATGGCTGATTTAGCGCATAAAGATGATAAGTTTGTAGTAGTAAAAGGTGGAAGAGGCGGAAAGGGTAATGTTAAATTTTGTACGCCAACAAGGCAAGCACCTAACTTCGCTCAACCAGGTATGCCAGGAGAAGAAAGGTTTGTAAATTTAGAATTAAAACTTCTTGCAGATGTAGGATTGATAGGATTCCCTAACGTTGGAAAATCTACTCTTCTTTCGGTATCATCAAAAGCAAGACCTAAAATTGCAAATTATCATTTTACAACTATAACACCAAATCTTGGAGTGATAGATGTACCTGGAATTACAAGTTTTGTAATGGCTGATATACCAGGAATAATTGAAGGTGCATCAGAAGGTGTTGGACTTGGATTTGAATTTTTAAGACATATTGAAAGAACAAGACTCTTAGTTCATGTAGTTGATATATCAGGTTCAGAAGGTAGAGAGCCAATTGAAGATTTTCTTAAAATAAATGAAGAACTTAAAAAATACAATATTAAATTATGGGATAGACCTCAAATTGTAGTTGCAAATAAGTCAGATATGATGTATGACGATGAAGCCTTTAATAAATTTAGGGATGAAGTTAAAAAACTAGGATATGATAATGTATTTAAAATTTCTGCTGCTACAAAAATGGGTGTAGAAGATTTATTAAAGGAATGTGCTAGAGTATTGAGTACAATACCAGTTACTGATATTGAAATATCAGAAGAAGAGAAATTTGTACCAGAAGAGAAACATTTTACTTACACAATTAGAAAAGAAGACGATACTTATATTATTGAAGGAACTTTTGTAGATAGACTTCTTGCCAGTGTAAATGTAAATGAGCCAGATTCTTTTAGATACTTCCATAAGGTTTTAAAAAATAAAGGTGTAATGGCAAAGCTTGAGGAAATGGGAATAAAAGATGGAGATATGGTAAGACTTAACGATTTTGAATTTGAATTCTTAAAGTAG
- a CDS encoding YhbY family RNA-binding protein: MLTGKQRAYLRSMANTMEVIFQIGKNGIDEAIVKQINDALEARELIKINVLESSGLQAREASDILCGLLKCEGIQAIGKKIVIYRKSEKKPKIELIK; encoded by the coding sequence ATATTGACTGGTAAACAAAGAGCTTATTTAAGAAGTATGGCAAACACTATGGAGGTTATATTTCAAATAGGTAAAAACGGAATAGATGAAGCTATTGTAAAGCAAATAAATGATGCATTAGAGGCTAGAGAGCTTATAAAAATAAATGTTTTAGAGAGTAGTGGATTACAGGCAAGAGAAGCTAGTGATATTTTGTGTGGACTTTTAAAATGTGAAGGAATACAAGCAATAGGTAAAAAAATTGTTATATACAGAAAATCAGAAAAGAAGCCTAAAATAGAGTTGATAAAATAA
- the nadD gene encoding nicotinate-nucleotide adenylyltransferase — translation MKKKAIFGGTFNPIHNAHLKIALRSLEELKLDEVIFMPSGNPPHKNEKQIAPANLRYEMVREAIKDNCKFKIDDYEIKREGFSYTYKTLEHFSYVEKDVEWFFIAGLDSLMDLEKWKNVNIILNLCKFIVFNRSGYDKEQIAKQKKMLERKYNNSIVFLDIEPIDISSTIIRHKIRRNEYIGDLVPEKIYDIIKKNKLYV, via the coding sequence ATGAAGAAGAAGGCTATATTTGGAGGAACTTTTAATCCTATTCATAATGCACATTTAAAAATAGCACTTAGGAGTTTAGAAGAACTTAAGCTTGATGAAGTAATATTTATGCCATCGGGAAATCCTCCACATAAAAATGAAAAGCAAATAGCTCCAGCAAATTTAAGATATGAAATGGTAAGAGAGGCTATTAAAGATAACTGTAAGTTTAAAATAGATGACTATGAAATAAAAAGAGAAGGATTCAGTTATACTTATAAGACTTTAGAACACTTTTCTTATGTAGAAAAAGATGTAGAATGGTTTTTTATAGCAGGGCTAGATAGCCTTATGGATCTTGAAAAGTGGAAAAACGTAAATATCATATTGAATTTATGTAAGTTTATAGTATTTAACAGAAGTGGCTATGATAAAGAGCAGATTGCAAAACAAAAGAAGATGTTGGAAAGAAAATACAATAACAGTATAGTATTTTTGGATATTGAGCCTATAGATATATCTTCTACAATAATAAGGCATAAAATTAGAAGAAATGAGTATATAGGTGATTTGGTTCCAGAAAAAATTTACGATATAATAAAAAAAAATAAACTATATGTTTGA
- the yqeK gene encoding bis(5'-nucleosyl)-tetraphosphatase (symmetrical) YqeK, whose amino-acid sequence MWSYDKITDYLMENLGEKRFKHSLGVMDTAVELAQKYGENVEKAKIAGLVHDCAKKLSGENIIEICTKEGITLEDEEKKYSYLLHGLAGRILAQKVIGICDEDVLNSIEFHTTGRENMSLLEKIIYIADYIEPTRDFEGVDKLRKAAYENLDKALLMSFDNTIKFIIDKGGFLHHNTIEARNYLISRKG is encoded by the coding sequence ATGTGGTCATATGATAAAATTACAGATTATTTAATGGAGAATTTAGGTGAAAAGAGATTTAAACACAGTTTAGGAGTAATGGATACTGCAGTTGAACTTGCCCAAAAATATGGTGAAAATGTAGAAAAAGCCAAAATAGCAGGACTTGTACATGACTGTGCAAAAAAGTTATCTGGAGAAAATATTATTGAAATATGTACTAAAGAAGGCATAACATTAGAAGATGAGGAAAAGAAATATTCTTATCTTCTTCATGGCCTTGCTGGAAGAATTTTAGCACAAAAGGTTATAGGGATTTGTGATGAAGATGTACTTAATTCTATAGAATTTCATACCACGGGAAGAGAAAATATGTCCCTTTTAGAAAAAATAATATATATAGCAGATTACATTGAACCCACAAGAGATTTTGAAGGTGTTGATAAACTTAGGAAGGCAGCATATGAGAATTTAGATAAGGCTCTTTTGATGTCTTTTGATAATACAATTAAGTTTATAATTGATAAGGGTGGATTTCTTCATCACAATACTATAGAAGCAAGAAATTATTTGATTTCTAGAAAAGGGTAG
- a CDS encoding LCP family protein — protein MYFNKKRIILVCCFVVLCIAIGVGSFFYVSLFSINTDSKNINVAAVKPKSNEAVNILITGIDTGRKESEFGDYSKRNDAIMLLHYDPKDKSANLISVPRDTKVTYEGNTKKINELSSIGGPKYLVNAIKSNFGINVNYYIQLDYKGFQNIVDSIGGVNVTVNNNMNYDDSNGNIHIHLNKGENQKLDGKKAEQFIRWEKNNNSSENIDSDLARIRNQQQFVSAVVQNLKRKSMIFKMPSILKAVAKNVQTNMTSSEMYKYAKALAAVKGENLRAKAISGSEVYIGGNTYFVYNHKENKNIFVTGKTEKVTKPSLNYKIEILNGTDKNGLAKQYKDVLLKNGFSSGDFTTGNYPKKPVKNTKVTLYGIDEGEVPYIKSKLKLNNVELISKKTDKFDIIILQGEDFK, from the coding sequence ATGTATTTTAATAAAAAAAGGATAATATTAGTTTGCTGTTTTGTTGTGTTGTGTATAGCAATCGGTGTGGGTAGTTTTTTCTACGTATCCTTATTCTCTATTAATACTGATTCTAAAAATATAAATGTAGCGGCTGTAAAGCCTAAAAGTAATGAAGCAGTTAATATATTAATTACAGGAATAGATACAGGACGCAAAGAAAGCGAGTTTGGAGATTATTCAAAAAGAAATGATGCAATAATGCTGCTTCATTATGATCCTAAAGATAAAAGTGCAAATCTTATTTCAGTGCCAAGAGATACAAAGGTAACTTATGAAGGCAATACAAAGAAAATAAATGAATTAAGTTCTATAGGAGGACCTAAATATTTAGTTAATGCTATAAAAAGTAACTTCGGAATAAATGTGAATTACTATATTCAATTGGATTATAAGGGATTTCAAAATATAGTTGATTCTATTGGTGGAGTAAATGTAACTGTAAATAATAATATGAATTATGATGATTCCAATGGTAACATTCATATACATCTTAACAAAGGTGAAAATCAGAAACTTGATGGAAAGAAAGCTGAACAATTTATAAGATGGGAAAAAAATAATAATTCAAGTGAAAACATTGACAGTGATTTGGCTAGAATAAGGAATCAGCAGCAATTTGTATCAGCAGTAGTTCAAAATTTAAAAAGAAAAAGCATGATATTTAAAATGCCATCTATATTAAAGGCAGTTGCTAAGAATGTCCAAACCAATATGACCTCATCCGAAATGTACAAGTATGCAAAAGCTTTAGCAGCCGTAAAAGGTGAAAATTTAAGAGCTAAAGCGATAAGTGGTTCAGAAGTGTATATTGGTGGAAATACGTACTTTGTATATAATCACAAAGAGAATAAAAATATATTTGTTACAGGAAAGACAGAAAAAGTAACAAAGCCAAGTTTGAATTATAAAATAGAAATTTTAAATGGTACAGATAAAAATGGTCTTGCAAAGCAATATAAGGATGTACTTTTAAAGAATGGCTTTTCAAGTGGTGATTTTACTACAGGAAATTATCCTAAGAAGCCTGTTAAAAATACAAAAGTAACTTTGTATGGAATAGATGAGGGAGAGGTTCCTTATATAAAGAGTAAACTAAAGCTTAATAATGTTGAACTTATAAGTAAAAAAACTGATAAGTTTGATATAATAATACTACAAGGTGAAGATTTTAAATAA
- a CDS encoding RluA family pseudouridine synthase, with product MKDNKLVYFVEKERENSKIKDYLKQVHGFSTRLIRGAAFSERLFVNGKVVRLSYRVAAGDKIEIDVNKAESQNVDPEKMDLNIVYEDSDVIVLNKPANMIVHPTKNYQHGTLSNGLLYYFREKGENCIVRLVNRLDMDTSGLVLVAKNQFSHMALARDMKLDSFKKEYIAIVSGNLSDTKGTLNKPIYKEETEPIRRVIDERGQESITHFEVLERYKNADKVKLILETGRTHQIRVHLSSIGNPIIGDSLYGEESHLIKRQALHAFKLQFPHPRDGRIVNIEVELPEDIRELIDAVKGE from the coding sequence ATGAAGGATAATAAACTTGTATATTTTGTAGAAAAAGAACGTGAAAATTCTAAAATAAAAGATTATTTAAAGCAGGTTCATGGCTTCTCTACTAGGCTAATAAGGGGTGCAGCCTTTAGTGAAAGACTATTTGTAAATGGAAAAGTTGTAAGATTATCTTATAGAGTGGCAGCAGGTGACAAAATTGAGATAGATGTAAATAAAGCTGAAAGCCAGAATGTTGATCCTGAAAAGATGGACTTAAATATAGTTTATGAGGATTCTGATGTAATAGTACTTAATAAACCAGCTAATATGATAGTTCATCCTACTAAAAATTATCAGCATGGGACTCTTTCTAATGGATTATTGTACTATTTTAGAGAAAAGGGGGAGAATTGCATTGTTAGGCTAGTTAATAGGCTTGATATGGATACTTCAGGTTTAGTTTTAGTAGCTAAAAATCAATTTTCTCATATGGCACTTGCTAGAGATATGAAATTAGACAGCTTTAAAAAAGAATATATAGCTATAGTAAGTGGTAATTTAAGTGACACTAAAGGAACTCTAAATAAACCTATATATAAAGAAGAAACTGAGCCTATAAGAAGAGTTATAGATGAAAGAGGACAGGAAAGTATAACCCATTTTGAAGTTTTGGAAAGATATAAGAATGCAGATAAGGTAAAATTAATACTTGAAACTGGAAGAACTCATCAAATAAGAGTTCATTTGAGTAGTATAGGCAATCCTATAATAGGTGATAGCCTTTATGGAGAAGAAAGTCATTTAATTAAGAGGCAGGCGCTTCATGCATTTAAACTCCAATTTCCACATCCTAGAGATGGAAGAATAGTTAATATCGAAGTAGAACTTCCAGAAGATATAAGGGAGCTTATAGATGCAGTAAAAGGTGAGTAG